Genomic window (Alnus glutinosa chromosome 9, dhAlnGlut1.1, whole genome shotgun sequence):
GCAGCAGTTTGCATTTATTTTAACGCCAAATGTAAATTGAGGGTGTGTTGCTGTGTGGTCAGTAGCAAGTTGAATCTACAAGTACAATAATTCAGAATTCTTTTACAAATTCAAGAAAATCAATAAATTACAggaaaattgaacaaaaaaaaaaaaaaaattctcccttGAGTGTTTCGTattaaaagatttttaaaatataaataaataaataaaaaacagcaACCAATTCATCTTTATTAGGCTTTAAAACTTTGCATGCCACAAAAAGCAAATTACAAAACTAGTTACCATGCCGCGATCTCGGTCGAACACACATTAAATTCGGCCAACAAGACAAAACATTGCATTCTCAATCAAACGAAATTCAACAAAAGTATTGAGAATTAGGTTTTGCGAATCTCATCTCCTTAGTTAAACAAATTTTGACCAAATCATCGACCGAAGTTCTCAGAAATTTGTACTAAGAAAGGATTCGGTCAAACCAGCATGTTAGTCGAGCAAAACTCGTTCTCTTAAATTTCTTCTTGAAGTTATTGGCTATTGGATGTACATCATCTTACCCACAAATTGGAGAGGATAGAATTCACATCATCATTAAAACACATCCAACATCTTGAAGTGACTCCAAACCTTCGACAGCTAAGCATAACGCCACCACCACATGGCAAACTTTTGTGGAATTAATGGCTCTTTAAGTGTTTTAATCTGACTTTGTCAGTCACAAGAGAGCATCTTCCTATTAGCTCGTGCACACACCCATGGAGTAACTTCGAAGGATCCTGTAGCTTTTGTTCAAAAGGATTATGTGATCATATGGATAGTATCTATTGAGGATCCTGTAGTTTGCTTAAaatgataatatataattaaaatgacaaagaagtgaaaattaactttaatttgGATCAACAAAAACTTGTAAAAAttttactgtcacgtcattttaattaattgtattaCAGTCAAATAATAGtctaataaataatatttttaaattcaagTTTCGGTTCTAAAATCCTCAAAATTAATAGCTTAAACTGTCTGACGATGACTAGTTTGCCTAAATCTCTCACtacacaatctctctctctctctctctctctctctccatatatatatatatatatatatatatatatgatttggcATACCCCACTGAAGCTTTACCAATTCAACTAACTTATAAACGGGTTTATGTACGTACCTTTCTCAAATATAATTATCAGATATTAATCACTCAATAACCCATTCACTGATTTGGTCCATGCCTTGCAAATATATGAAATATCCACAATTTTTCCCCTATATAACCGCATATCTCCACCACCATTTTCTCAGCACACGCCACAACAGTACACCATCTAAAGGAaatggcttcttcttcttcttccttttcttcgaTAGCCATAATCGCATTCGCTGTACTACTTGTGGTGGTTTTCACGGGGAGCTCCTCTGCTCAACTCTCTACACATTTTTACTCTAAAAGTTGCCCCAAGGTCTTTACCACCGTGAAATCCGCTGTTCAATCTGCGATTTCACAAGAACTCCGATTGGGTGCTTCTCTCCTTCGCCTACACTTCCACGACTGTTTTGTCAATGTAAATTTTTCTCTGTGTCTATCTACGTACCATTCTACGTACGTACCAGGTTGTAGTTTGCAATTAAGGTGCATGCATGGTGTATAATAACCCTTTTTAAGAggtattttttgtgttttggttgtaaaaatatttaattacattctttaattttttttttcaatctcaaattattaaaatttctatatataaattttgtatctCGAAGAAAAGTTTAGAAAGGACAAGAAATGTAGTAGCTCATTGTTATACTTTTCTACCAAGTATTATTCTATGCTATACGTTGCACTACAAGTctatatctttatttattttgtttgtttataaatatattttgtacTTTCACTATACTCCAAAACATATACCATAGCTGACAAAATCTTGTGTGGGCACATGAATTAAATATTTAGTTCGATTCACAAAATACAAATGTAATAACTTATTGTTATTAGttcaaaaattcatttttctacTTCATGACTACAAAACAAGCTACACTATTATTCGGTCATGaattttatcaaaatcaaacttcgcaacaaaattgaaTGTTTTTCTGATTGATTCTTTGATGTTGTACATCAAAAGAGAAATTATTGCAAAATTTAGTGCAAGTTCAATCGTAGATAAATTTTCTGGATCTAAAAGAACGTCATATTCCATTTTGATACGGGACAAGACCTTAGAACTCAACCACTGAGTGCCATGCAAGTAATAGTCAAGTGAGTTTAAAAACTCTAGAAAGTTTCACTTGTTTTATAGCTGTCTCTCCTCCTTCACAGGGTTGTGATGGGTCGTTACTCCTAGATGACACTTCGTCTTTCCAAGGGGAGAAGACAGCAGGTGCCAACAATAGATCCGTTAGGGGTTTCAAGGTTGTTGATGGCATAAAGTCAAAGGTGGAGAAAGTATGTCCGAGAGTTGTATCGTGTGTTGATATCTTAGCCATTGCTGCTCGTGACTCTGTTGTAACTGTGAGTTCTTCTTaattatgtctatatatatatataaactccgGTTCCACAAATCTCTAGAAATTATACTAATCTTGTTAATGGAAACATGGTTAAATGTTCTTCAGCTTGGAGGTCCTAGCTGGGATGTTAAACTTGGAAGAAGAGACGCCAAGACAGCCAGCTTTTCAGATGCTAATAGTACTGAGAACTTGCCTTCTCCTGCTTCTACCCTTAGCGACCTAATCTCTAGATTCCAAACTAAAGGTCTCTCTACCACGGACATGGTTGCCTTATCTGgtattcctctctctctctctctctctctctctctctctctctttgaatgTGGTCATCATGAATTCAAGCTCTGTTTCCGTAAATcacctctcattttaattaaatattttacgtattaAGGTAATTTTGGGACTAAAAGAAAGTATTAGATAATTAAATATAGactttattataaatttaaccTTTTGAATAAGTCATGATTCCACATAAATAAATTGACTAAATACTTGCTCCTCATCATCACATTGTTGTATACCTGATCACAGGAGCCCACACAATTGGGCAATCACGGTGTCTAGTTTTCAGAGATCGCATATATAACGAGACCAATATTGATAGTTCATTTGCCAAGTTGAGGCAAGATCAATGCCCGAGGAAAACTGGCGGCCGCAAGAATCTTGCACCTCTAGACCTCCAAACCCCGACTGCTTTTGACAACAACTACTACAAGAACCTCATCGAGGAAAAGGGTCTTCTTCACTCCGATCAACAATTGTACAACGGTGGATCTACTGATTCACTGGTTAAAACCTAAAGCAATAATGCTGAGACCTTCAATGAAGATTTTGTCACGGCAATGATCAAAATGGGAGACATAGAGCCCCTCACCGGATCGAGTGGCGAGATTAGGAAGAACTGTAGGAAGGCCAACTAGTTCATGGTGCATGATATAAGTAAGAATTTGTGAGGATTCTTTCTTGTTCCATTGAAGAAAAAATCCAAGTGGTTTATTTATTGTTGGTGTGAGTTATTTGTGGAAAGCTATCTTTGGGTTATTGCAATAAAAATTATCGGATCAGAATCCCTTATAGATTTTTCAAATTCTTATGCTGTGTTTAGGTATTAGAGTGGTTGAAAAATGCCACCTACTAAAGATGTAGCATGTTACTATTGAgtattgagtatatttttagatttttgttctttatgTTATAAAAAAACTTTGAGCCAAAAACTTTCTTTTACATTTCTGAAAAAGAATCGTCTCtaccaaactaaagaaaaaatcttttggtAGGGAAATTATTTCTAATTGCCTCAataacatgccacatttttaaactgtagcatttttcaaacatTTCAATACCTCAAAAGGgcctaaattttataatttgaaaaattacaatttatttaaaattgtagaacATCCCAATCCTTAGGTTAGTGGCCTTGGTTTTAAGAGTGATGGGTCTAACCCTTTATTGGCTTATGGGCTTGGACTTTGGCTGGCGCTCAAAGATAGAAATAGAAGTCAGGAAAAAATATACTTACTCTATATGAAGTGACAGGTCATTTGAAATAGTCTTTAAAACTATAATTTgtaacatttttgtcttattcaaaaaaaaaaaattaaggttatttttatctttttgttgtttttaaggggtgcattgaaattttttgatagtttgaggggagaCATTAATACATTTGATAGTTTGAAggatacattgacaattaaatggtaatttaaagAGGATAcgtgtactttttccttttattttttatttgaaagacAAATATAACATTTTAACTCTTAAAATTAGGGTACTATAggtattttaaatataaaaaaaatttgcacaCGTGGATAATGTACGGCATTTTGCATTCATTTTAATGGCAAACATTTATTGAGGGTGTGATTCAGCGTGACATGGTGATGAGCTAAATCTACAGCATAATAACACAAGAGCCTTGATTCCAACACCACAACAACACTACAACACTCTCTCACATTgggtgggccccacacactgAGCCCCACCTCACGTTTCTGAAGAAAAACTCTTCTTAGCGTGTTTCTGAttaaaaaactaagaaaaaatatgaaagtTTGGCGGCCAAACTGTTcttattaggattaaataaaaataaaatcgcaactttaaaaagaaaattacaaaactacCATGTTGCGATCTCAATTGAACGAACATTAATTATTAGCTCAGCTCTTTTCTTATTCTACTGGGATCGGCAGTATTTCTATATTTTTCACCATTATCAATTTATCACCAACAAATAAAAGATAGACTGTTGTTCCAAGGTAATTGAGCTattcgattaaaaaaaaaaatagaaaaaaagaaaaagagagagaggaggtaATTGGGCTATTTGTtattctttcttgatttctAGGTCTGACAGCATATATTGAAGCCCAGTTATTATCTCAGTTGGCCCATAGCAGGCCTAGAGCATATGTGAGAGAGAGTGGGACGACTCTTCTTATTCCATTAATAGCTAGCAAACCTTGaggaaaaatgatagaaatacatcacttttacaataaGTGTACAACAGCCCTCTCATATGAGGTGGGCTCCACAAACTGTGGAgtccaccccatgtgagaggactgttgtacacttgttgtaaaagtgTTGTACGGGAATCAGTTCTCACAAgaaattgtaaaaaagaaaaattaatggcCGACTTTTACAGTTACATCCTGCCAATTGTATGACAGTCAtataacagtttactaaataacatttctcattttttatagATCTCGAGGCCTTTACTTTGTGAGCTAAAAGAGGCATTTCACATACTTATGCCTTCAATTATCACCTCTTAGAGTATGTTTCAAACCATACAAGTTCTTAAACCTTCGTGTCACTAGAGTTTTGGGTTGGAAATGAGACTAAATATAGAAGATTAGCCAGTTATGGAGCTACAGCAGTAGAAGACAAACGGGTGGTTTGTTGTGTGCACGAGTATAAACTAATTCGATGTTTAATCTTCTATAACGAAttggttttttaagtttatcttTTTAGACTAGTCCTTCAAAGGGTTGTCAATCACCTCGTCACCAAAATTGTGGTGTACGTTTGGTCTTTTTattgctttggttagttttaatGATTGTTTATGTAGTTGCCAAATTTTAATCTATTGGGTTTGCTGGAAAACGCCTATTCTCTCCCCTCCTTCTATGTGTTAACTTGTTTGGGATCGTTGGGCAAATTTTAGAATATAACATGATGAATTTGTGATCAACAAGCAGTAAAAATGGCTTCTTTCAAAATTGTTGGTGACAATAATCTCT
Coding sequences:
- the LOC133877950 gene encoding peroxidase 4-like, with protein sequence MASSSSSFSSIAIIAFAVLLVVVFTGSSSAQLSTHFYSKSCPKVFTTVKSAVQSAISQELRLGASLLRLHFHDCFVNGCDGSLLLDDTSSFQGEKTAGANNRSVRGFKVVDGIKSKVEKVCPRVVSCVDILAIAARDSVVTLGGPSWDVKLGRRDAKTASFSDANSTENLPSPASTLSDLISRFQTKGLSTTDMVALSGAHTIGQSRCLVFRDRIYNETNIDSSFAKLRQDQCPRKTGGRKNLAPLDLQTPTAFDNNYYKNLIEEKGLLHSDQQLYNGGSTDSLVKT